GCTCACGTACGATCACGCACGGCCCGATATTGTCCGGCGCGCGCGCGCATTGCAGGGCCGCATGCAGATATTTCTGCCGCTGATTTCGTCGCTGGCCGATCCGCTCGTCGAACTGGTCGACAAGCGCGGCACGCATCCGCCAGGACTCAAAGCGTTGCTCGCCGATGTAGGCAAGTGGATGTCGCTCCCCGCGCCGCAGATTCACGACGCCGCCGAGTCCGATCGCGAGCCGAACGCGTTGCGTGAACGCATCGCAGCGATGCGGCCATCGGCGCAGGCGCTCGCGAGCGAAGACGGCGCGTTGCTGTCTAGCGCGCTGTGGCGTCTTTCGCAGGTCATCGACGTATGGCAGGACATTCGCACGCTGCGCGCCGCGATGCTGCATGACGAACACGACTGGCGTCCGCGCTTTCGGCACTGGCGGCTCGGCGGCACCGAGCGCTTTTTCGATCGCGGCATGATGCTGTTTTCGACGGGCGTCGCGGTCAGCGCGATCATCGTCGCGTGCGCGTTGTGGATCGAATCGGGCTGGGCCGACGGCGCGGGCGCGGTCACGCTCGCCGCCGTCGCGTGCTGCTTCTTCGCGGCGCTCGACGAACCCGCGCCGCAAGTGTTCGTCTTCTTTCTGGCGACATGCATGAGCGTGGTGTTCGCGGGGCTCTACGTGTTCGCGGTGCTGCCGCACGTGCATGACTTTCCGATGCTCGTCGTCATCTTCGCGGGGCCGTTCCTCGTCGTCGGCACGTTGATTCCGCAGCCGCGCTTCACGCTCATCACCATGCTCGTCGCGGTGAATACGGCCACGTTCATCAGCATTCAGAGCGCGTACGAAGCGGACTTCTTCGTCTTTCTCAACAGCAATCTCGCGGGCGTCGCCGGGCTTCTGTTCGCGTTCGTGTGGACGCGGGTGACGCGGCCCTTCGGCTCGGAACTCGCGGTCGCGCGGCTCACGCGCTCGGCATGGCGCGATATCGTCGCGTGTTCTTCCACGGCGACGCTCGACGATCAGCGCAATCTCTACTCGCGCATGCTCGACCGCCTGATGCAAGTGCTGCCGCGCCAGGCCTCGACGGATTCGCACCGGCATCCGTCCATCGAGAGCTTTCGCGATTTTCGCGTCGCGCTGAATTCGCTCGATCTACGGCGCGCGCATCGCAAGCTCGCCTCCGACATTCAGGCGTCGATCGACGAGGTGCTCGCAGGCGTGCGCGATTACTTCGGGCATTGCATCGAGCGGCGCGAACGTCAACCCGTGCCGTCGACGCTCGTGCGCTCGATCGACCGCGCCGTCGCGCAGGTCGCGGCGCACACCATCGCGGAAGCGGAAAAGCACGGGCAAGCGGCATTGCCGGGGGAACGATTGTTGCGCGACACGCTGCATGCGCTCATCGGCGTGCGCTTGTCGCTGCATCCGCCCGCAACCGACACGCAGCCAGCCGCGCGTGGCGACGCGCCACGGGAAGAACCCGCCTGATGCTCACTCCATTCACATCACCGGACTCGCTCGCATGATCGGCGAAATCGACATTCTCGGCGTCTTCGTGCCGGCCGTTCTCGTGCTGATGTTCATCGCGTATCTGCTGAACCTCGTCATCCGCACCGTGCTCACGCGCGTGGGCTTTTATCGCTTCGTGTGGCATCGCTCCGTCTTCGATCTCGGCATCTATGTACTGTTGCTGGGGCTTGTCGTTATCGTTTCGCATCGGCTCATCACGTGAAAAAAACCTGGTTCTCCGTCGGGCAGATCCTGCTCACGCTCATCGTCGTCGCCATTGCAGCCGTCGTGTTGTGGAAGCTGGTGGATTACTACATGTTCGCGCCGTGGACGCGCGACGGCCACGTGCGCGCCGACGTCATCCAGGTCGCGCCCGACGTGTCCGGCCTCATCACCGATGTAAAGGTCGTGGATAACCAGCAGGTGAAGCGCGGCGACGTGCTCTTCGTCATCGATCAGGCGCGCTATACGCTCGCGCTGCGCAATGCCGAAGCTGCTGCGCAACAGCGCCGCGCCACGCTCGATCAGGCGCGGCGCGAGGACGCGCGCAACCGCTCGCTCGGCAACCTCGTGGCGCGCGAAGTGGTCGAGGAAACGCATTCGCGCGTGGAGCAGGCGACGGCCGCGCTCGCCGATGCCGAAGTCGCCATCGACACCGCGCGCCTCAACTTGCAACGCACGCAAATCCTGAGTCCGGTAGACGGCTATCTCAACGATCGCGCCCCGCGCATCGGCGAGTTCGTCTCGGCGGGACGCGCGGTGCTGTCCGTCGTCGATATGCACTCTTTCCGCGTCGATGGTTACTTCGAAGAGACGAAGCTGCACGGCATCGATATCGGGCAACCGGTCGATATCAAGGTCATGGGCGAGCCGAACCTGTTGCGCGGACATGTGCAGAGCATCGTCGCGGCGATCGAGGATCGCGACCGTCAGCAGAGCTCGAGCCTGCTGCCGAACGTGAACCCCGCCTTCAGTTGGGTGCGGCTCGCGCAGCGCATTCCGGTGCGCGTGACGCTCGATGAAATTCCTGCCGACTTCCGCATGATCGCGGGGCGCACGGCCACCGTCTCGGTGCGCGGCGTCGGTCCCACCATCGGATCGCGCGCTGCGTCCGGCAACATGCCTGCGTCCGCGACGGCGCCCGCATCGCCGGTCGCCGCGCATGTGCCGGCTTCGGGTGCATCGCAATGAAACGCACTGCACGCATGAGAAGCCCGCGCCTCGGTCTGACGCTGCTCGCGTCGATGCTCGTGCTCGGCGGCTGCATCACGGTCGGCCCGGACTACAAGCTGCCTGAAGGCGCGGCGGTCAATGCGCCGTACGCGAACGCGCCCATCGACGGCGCGGATCAGGCGCCGGTCACGCAAGGCACCGCGCCTTCGAAATGGTGGCGTCTCTACGACGATCCCGCGCTCGACGAGCTCGTGAACGAAGCGTTGGTTTCGAACGCGGACATCCGCGTCGCTGCCGCGAACCTCGCGCGTTCGCGTGCCGAAGTGGAATTTGCGAACCGGCAAGGCGGCTTTTCGAGCCGCAGTTCCGTCGCATTCCAGCGGGCGCAGGAATCGGCGGAACAGTACTTGTTGACAGAGAAGCTGCCGGTCGTGAACGAAGGCGCGCTGGAACTGAGCGTGTCATATGAATTCGATCTCTTCGGCAAGCTGAAGCGCGGCGTGGAAGCTGCCCGCGCCGACGACGAAGCCGTCGAAGCCGCAGTCGATCTCGCGCGCATCACCGTGGTGGCCGACGTCGTGCGCGCGTATGTCGAATCGTGTTCGGCGGCGGAAGAGCTGCGCATCGCGCAGAAGTCGTTAGCACTCCAGAGGGAGCGCGTGCGGCTCACGCAGCGCCTGCGCGAAGCGGGCCGCAGCAATCAATCCGAAGTCACGCGCGGTCAGACGCAATCCGAGACGCTCGCGGCCGACATTCCGCGCTTCGTCGCGCGCCGCCGCGTGGCGCAGTATCGGCTGGCGATGCTGCTCGCGCGCGCGCCGTCCGCGTTGCCACCCGCCGCGCTCGCGTGCAACAAGCTGCCGAAGCTGCGCGAGCCGATTCCTGTCGGCGACGGCGCGTCGCTCCTGAAGCGCCGTCCCGATGTGCGGCAAGCCGAGCGGCAACTGGCGGCATCGACCGCGCGCATCGGCGTGGCGACTGCGGCGCTGTATCCATCGGTGAGCTTCGGCGCGTCGGTCGGTTCCGTGGGCGTGGCCGAAGACTTGCTCGGCGCGACGACGAATCGCTGGGCGTTCGGGCCGCTCATCAACTGGAGCTTTCCGATCAACGGGCAACGCGCTCGCGTGGTGCAGGCCGAAGCGGCATCCGGCGGCGCGCTCGCGCACTTCGACGGCGTGGTGCTCAATGCGCTGCGCGAAACGCAAAGCAGTCTCGCGACGTATGCGTCCGATGCGACGCGTGCCGACAATCTGCGCACCGCGTACCGGTCGGCGGTGGAATCGGCCGATGAAACGCATCGGCTATATACGGCCGGGCGCGAGTCGTTCGTCGCCGATCTCGATGCCACGCGCACGCTGACGAGCGTCGCCGCGCAAGTGGCGGCGGCCGAGAGCCAGGTCGCGCAGGATCAGGTGAATCTGTTTCTCGCGCTCGGCGGCGGCTGGGAACGCGACGAAGACGTGGCGAACGCGCAGCGCAAGTAGTCGCCCGAGATTAACCGGCGAGCCCATCCGCCGGCTGCTTCGGCAAGCGCGCTCGAAAGATCGCGAGCTTGCCCTCGCGAGGATAGCCATTCGAGAAGTTCAACTCGTGCAGATGCGAGTCCGCGATATACAGGTATCCGTTCGCAATAGCGAAGCCATCGGCCCACGAAAGTTGCGGATGCTTGCCGACGAAGGTCTTCTGCGCGAGCGCCGGCTTGCCGTCACGCTCCACGACATCGAACGCAACGACGGTGCGGTTTTCCAGATCGCCGCCGTACAGCACGCCTGCGCCGCTCATGATGAGTCCGCCCGTTTCCGCGCCATCGCCGAGAAACTGCACGCGCTCTGAGAGTTCTTGCGCGGATAGCGACGCATCGACGAGCGCGGCCGTCGGCACGCGCCAGTAGTGATGGTCGGTCAACGGCCGGTAATACAGCCACTCGCGATCCGGCGACAGCGCGATGCCATCGGTTTGCAGCACGAGCACGCCGCCATCCAGCTTGCGCGCAATGCGATCGCCGAACATCAAATGCTGATTAGGATCGGCGACGCTCGACCGGTCGCCCGCCAGCACGAGCC
This sequence is a window from Caballeronia sp. M1242. Protein-coding genes within it:
- a CDS encoding FUSC family protein; this encodes MKFASAREWLFSAKTFAAAMIALYIGLALELPRPYWAMATVYIVSNPFVGATRSKALYRALGTAIGAAGAVVIVPPFVESPFLFSVIVALWTGTLLFLSMFDRTARSYVFLLAGYTLPMIALPAVTNPPAVFDLAISRTEEILLGIVVASIVGSVVFPSRLAPTLVERTDAWFRDAAFYASETLSGRLAGAAISASRQRLAATVNGLEVLLSQLTYDHARPDIVRRARALQGRMQIFLPLISSLADPLVELVDKRGTHPPGLKALLADVGKWMSLPAPQIHDAAESDREPNALRERIAAMRPSAQALASEDGALLSSALWRLSQVIDVWQDIRTLRAAMLHDEHDWRPRFRHWRLGGTERFFDRGMMLFSTGVAVSAIIVACALWIESGWADGAGAVTLAAVACCFFAALDEPAPQVFVFFLATCMSVVFAGLYVFAVLPHVHDFPMLVVIFAGPFLVVGTLIPQPRFTLITMLVAVNTATFISIQSAYEADFFVFLNSNLAGVAGLLFAFVWTRVTRPFGSELAVARLTRSAWRDIVACSSTATLDDQRNLYSRMLDRLMQVLPRQASTDSHRHPSIESFRDFRVALNSLDLRRAHRKLASDIQASIDEVLAGVRDYFGHCIERRERQPVPSTLVRSIDRAVAQVAAHTIAEAEKHGQAALPGERLLRDTLHALIGVRLSLHPPATDTQPAARGDAPREEPA
- a CDS encoding DUF1656 domain-containing protein; translation: MIGEIDILGVFVPAVLVLMFIAYLLNLVIRTVLTRVGFYRFVWHRSVFDLGIYVLLLGLVVIVSHRLIT
- a CDS encoding HlyD family secretion protein, coding for MKKTWFSVGQILLTLIVVAIAAVVLWKLVDYYMFAPWTRDGHVRADVIQVAPDVSGLITDVKVVDNQQVKRGDVLFVIDQARYTLALRNAEAAAQQRRATLDQARREDARNRSLGNLVAREVVEETHSRVEQATAALADAEVAIDTARLNLQRTQILSPVDGYLNDRAPRIGEFVSAGRAVLSVVDMHSFRVDGYFEETKLHGIDIGQPVDIKVMGEPNLLRGHVQSIVAAIEDRDRQQSSSLLPNVNPAFSWVRLAQRIPVRVTLDEIPADFRMIAGRTATVSVRGVGPTIGSRAASGNMPASATAPASPVAAHVPASGASQ
- a CDS encoding efflux transporter outer membrane subunit — translated: MRSPRLGLTLLASMLVLGGCITVGPDYKLPEGAAVNAPYANAPIDGADQAPVTQGTAPSKWWRLYDDPALDELVNEALVSNADIRVAAANLARSRAEVEFANRQGGFSSRSSVAFQRAQESAEQYLLTEKLPVVNEGALELSVSYEFDLFGKLKRGVEAARADDEAVEAAVDLARITVVADVVRAYVESCSAAEELRIAQKSLALQRERVRLTQRLREAGRSNQSEVTRGQTQSETLAADIPRFVARRRVAQYRLAMLLARAPSALPPAALACNKLPKLREPIPVGDGASLLKRRPDVRQAERQLAASTARIGVATAALYPSVSFGASVGSVGVAEDLLGATTNRWAFGPLINWSFPINGQRARVVQAEAASGGALAHFDGVVLNALRETQSSLATYASDATRADNLRTAYRSAVESADETHRLYTAGRESFVADLDATRTLTSVAAQVAAAESQVAQDQVNLFLALGGGWERDEDVANAQRK